Part of the Kamptonema formosum PCC 6407 genome, AGAACCTCTGCAACTGCGTATTTCTATTAATAGCGGTAAGGCTGTTGTTGGCGATGTGGGTAGTCTCAAAAGGGTGGATTATACGGTTTTGGGTTCGACGATTAATCTCGCCTCTCGCATGGAAAAAGTTTGTCCTCCTGGGGAATGTGTGGTGAGTGAGAATACTTATGCTATGTTGCGATCGCGCGAAGGTTTTGAATCGATCGGAGACTTTCGTTTTAAAGGTATTGACAGGCCAGTAGTAGTATACCAAACTAAGAGGCATGATGCCTCTTAAGAGTCTGCTTTTTTCAGCTAAAATCTGGACTGATCTTTGTTATTTACTTTCCCATTTGATGAGAGTTTATCACCCAAATCTGGGTTAGTCATACCCTTTATTAGTAATTCTGCCGTCATTGCGAGCGGAGCGAAGCAATCGCCTAGTCTCTGCGATTGCTTCGCTCCGCTCGCAATGACAATAAAGGGGTGAAAAACCCGGATTTGGTAAGTAAATCCACCTAATTAAACATAAGATCGGGATGGCTAAAAAGCTTACGGTATAAACATTCTTCATTCTTCATTCTTCATTCTTCCTTCTTCCTTCTACTTATAACCCCGGCATCTGAGCGATAAAAATACCCTCCACAGCGCCGCATTACGTTAGAAATGCGTAAATCCTGAGAGTATAGTTGCGTCCACCCTACGGGATAATTTCATTGCTAGAGCTTTTACTTTTTCTACTAGGGTTAGGTGTTAACTCTGGCGGCGAAACTTGAACAGAACCCCATTCTTTCAAAAAGATATTTAGGAGAGCTTCTTGCTGTGCGCGAAATTCCTCAACATTTTCCCCTCCATTCATCATCACAAACCAAACAGTTCCTTGTTTTTTAGTTGGTAGTGCTCCTCCTAAAGCGCTAACATAATCGAGAGTTCCAGATTTGACAACAGCTAATGGCGGAATCTTGCGCTCATTTAAGATTCCCGGATCTTTTCCAACTACTGTTAAAACATCTGCAATTGTCATATTGTAAGGTTGCAAATAGCGCTCAAGTGCTAAAAACATTGCACAGGCGGCGCGAGGAGAAATCCGATTTTCTTCACTTAAGCCAGAACCATTAACGAGTTGAATTTCTGCGGGGGGAACTCCTGCGATTTCTGCGGCTTTTTGGGCTACTACTTTTGCTCCGCCGACAGTATCAGCTAACATATCAGCCATCAAATTATTGCTGTATTGATTCATTTTCTTTACGAGTTCGGCTAAAGGTAAAGAATAATGGCGAACTAGAGGCTGAATATTGGTAGGAGTTGTGGGTAAAACTTGTACTGAACCGTCAATTATTATCTGTGGTTTAGGAGTTCCTACTGGCAAAGTTTGATATTGGCTTTCAGCTTCTGAAGACCAAATTTGGCTATTTAACCCCTCTTTAAGCAGAGAGCCGGCTTTTTGGGGGTCAAGTTCAAAGTTCATGTAAAATTTACCGATAATTATCAAATTGCCAGTTATTCGCTTAATACCTTTTTGATTTAAGGTGTTACCGAGGGCAATTGCTTCTTCCCAGATAAATAACGGATCTTCGTCTCCCTGAATTACTAAATCGCCTTTTAATATCCCTTTTTCAATGGGGCCGGTTGCATTGATTACAGTGACAAATTGACGATCTGGGCCAAAAGTTTGCAAGGCTGCTAGAGTTGTTGCTACTTTGGTAATTGAAGCTGCTGGTAGAGGGATTGTGCCTTGATGATTTGCTAAAAGAGTGTTTTTAGATTGTATCCACACCCCTTGTTTTTCTTTAGAAACTCCTTTAGCAGCTAGTTTTTTGATGTATTGCTGAATGATAGAATTAGCTGCTGTATCTGGATTAGCTGGAGATAAAATTGATAATTTATCTTCTTTCTTGACTGAGGCAGGAGTGGCATCAGACTGAGGAGATGGAGATGGAATTTTAGGTGCTTCATTAGCAGTACATCCAGCAATAATTACTAGAACTATTCCCGATATTGCCGCAGTCAAGTGTCTGATTTTTAGCATTACTTTAATTTAGCTCAACTTGATCCCAATCGGGACTTACGCCAAACTATATTATAATGTAATCGTGTTTATTAACGCAAGAAGTGTAAAAATTACGGGTAACTTTGAAGTAAAGACTGTTACGGGCAATGCCACTCTACGTTTAATTATTTTATTCTACTTATGAACTATTGGCTGATGAAATCGGAACCCAATGTTTACAGTATCACAGATTTGAAACGG contains:
- a CDS encoding D-alanyl-D-alanine carboxypeptidase, which translates into the protein MLKIRHLTAAISGIVLVIIAGCTANEAPKIPSPSPQSDATPASVKKEDKLSILSPANPDTAANSIIQQYIKKLAAKGVSKEKQGVWIQSKNTLLANHQGTIPLPAASITKVATTLAALQTFGPDRQFVTVINATGPIEKGILKGDLVIQGDEDPLFIWEEAIALGNTLNQKGIKRITGNLIIIGKFYMNFELDPQKAGSLLKEGLNSQIWSSEAESQYQTLPVGTPKPQIIIDGSVQVLPTTPTNIQPLVRHYSLPLAELVKKMNQYSNNLMADMLADTVGGAKVVAQKAAEIAGVPPAEIQLVNGSGLSEENRISPRAACAMFLALERYLQPYNMTIADVLTVVGKDPGILNERKIPPLAVVKSGTLDYVSALGGALPTKKQGTVWFVMMNGGENVEEFRAQQEALLNIFLKEWGSVQVSPPELTPNPSRKSKSSSNEIIP